The following are encoded together in the Thermomonas brevis genome:
- a CDS encoding MBL fold metallo-hydrolase, with amino-acid sequence MKLWSILGNSQKLDGGAMFGNAPRALWERWTTVDTRNRIDLACRALLASPLNGKTVLFETGIGAFFPPALRERYGVVEENHVLLESLAQAGFSHEDIDVVVLSHLHFDHAGGLLAPWAEGRPPELLFPNATFVVGKTHWERALHPHPRDRASFIPELPALLEASGRLELVDGDFSRALGDAVRFHHSDGHTPGLLLAEIVGPETVDGEAHGGVVFCADLIPGRPWVHVPITMGYDRNAELLIDEKRAFLEDKLARDVRLFFTHDAGCALAQVVRDEKGRFGTAHEHAELHARQLAA; translated from the coding sequence ATGAAACTCTGGTCGATCCTCGGCAATTCGCAAAAGCTCGACGGCGGCGCGATGTTCGGCAACGCGCCGCGCGCGCTGTGGGAGCGCTGGACCACGGTCGATACGCGCAACCGCATCGACCTGGCCTGCCGCGCGCTGCTGGCTTCGCCCTTGAACGGCAAGACCGTGCTGTTCGAAACCGGCATCGGCGCGTTCTTCCCGCCCGCGCTGCGCGAACGCTACGGCGTGGTCGAGGAGAACCACGTGCTGCTGGAGTCGCTGGCGCAGGCCGGGTTCTCGCACGAAGACATCGACGTGGTGGTGCTCTCGCACCTGCACTTCGACCACGCCGGCGGCCTGCTGGCGCCGTGGGCGGAAGGGCGCCCGCCGGAGCTGCTGTTTCCCAACGCCACCTTCGTGGTCGGCAAGACGCATTGGGAGCGCGCGCTGCACCCGCATCCGCGCGACCGCGCCAGCTTCATCCCGGAGCTGCCGGCCCTGCTGGAAGCCAGCGGCCGGCTGGAGCTGGTGGACGGCGACTTCTCGCGGGCGCTGGGCGACGCCGTGCGCTTCCACCACAGCGACGGCCACACGCCGGGGCTGCTGCTGGCGGAGATCGTCGGGCCGGAAACGGTCGACGGCGAGGCGCACGGCGGCGTGGTGTTCTGCGCCGACCTGATTCCCGGCCGGCCGTGGGTGCACGTGCCGATCACCATGGGCTACGACCGCAACGCCGAACTGCTGATCGACGAGAAGCGCGCGTTCCTGGAAGACAAGCTGGCTCGCGATGTGCGCCTGTTCTTCACCCACGATGCCGGCTGCGCGCTGGCGCAGGTGGTGCGGGACGAGAAGGGCCGGTTCGGCACCGCGCACGAACACGCCGAATTGCACGCAAGGCAACTGGCGGCGTGA
- the ggt gene encoding gamma-glutamyltransferase gives MKQAVVLLFALLLPLSAAAQPSADPAHPPGAAIASAHGLATDAGLEIVREGGNAFDAAVAVSATLSVVEPISSGLGGGGLWLLHDAKSGRDVFVDGRETAPAAATPERFLDKDGKLDSNRAQNGPWSAGIPGLPAMLVHVAEKYGRLPLKQSLAPAIRIAREGFPVYGRMARGYAVKRAVMDRYPGTRAVFSPNGKPIAEGDLFRQPDLANTLQRLAEQGFDGFYRGATAKKLVAGVNAQGGQWTLAELAGYAVKERDPIRFRYHDWTIVTAPPVSSGGIALAQMLQILEPYDLKAMPEAERLHLIVESMRRAYRDRTFYLGDPDFVQVPQKLLTSPAYAAGLRASINPDKATPSALLSGAPTPLEDEETTHFSIIDADGNRVAATQTVNLLYGSGLVAPGTGVLLNDEMDDFALKPGTPNAFGVMGFDANAPKPGKRMLSSMTPTFMESPDKVAVLGTPGGSRIITMVLLGILGYDAGLDAKQVAALPRYHHQWLPDVIDAEPKAISAEAAAALRAMGHTLELPPDEAEGGRGSSHVWGNLETVEWDRRNGRLLGGSDPRYPESKATVLPSP, from the coding sequence ATGAAGCAAGCCGTGGTCCTGTTGTTCGCCCTGCTGCTGCCGCTGTCCGCGGCGGCGCAGCCGTCCGCCGATCCGGCGCATCCGCCCGGCGCCGCCATCGCCTCCGCGCACGGGCTGGCGACCGACGCCGGCCTCGAGATCGTCCGCGAGGGCGGCAACGCCTTCGACGCGGCGGTGGCGGTGTCGGCGACGCTGTCGGTGGTGGAGCCGATCAGCTCGGGCCTCGGCGGCGGCGGACTGTGGCTGCTGCACGATGCGAAGAGCGGGCGCGACGTGTTCGTGGACGGACGCGAAACCGCGCCGGCCGCGGCCACGCCGGAGCGCTTCCTCGACAAGGACGGCAAGCTGGACAGCAACCGCGCGCAGAACGGCCCGTGGTCGGCCGGCATTCCCGGCCTGCCGGCGATGCTGGTGCACGTGGCGGAGAAATACGGCCGGCTGCCGCTGAAGCAGTCGCTGGCGCCGGCGATCCGCATCGCCCGCGAGGGCTTCCCGGTGTACGGGCGGATGGCGCGCGGCTACGCGGTCAAGCGCGCGGTGATGGACCGCTATCCCGGCACGCGCGCGGTGTTCTCGCCGAACGGCAAGCCGATCGCCGAGGGCGACCTGTTCCGCCAGCCCGACCTGGCGAACACGCTGCAGCGGCTGGCCGAGCAGGGCTTCGACGGCTTCTACCGCGGCGCCACCGCGAAGAAGCTGGTGGCCGGCGTCAACGCGCAGGGCGGGCAGTGGACGCTGGCCGAACTGGCCGGCTACGCGGTGAAGGAGCGCGACCCGATCCGCTTCCGCTACCACGACTGGACGATAGTGACGGCGCCGCCGGTGTCCTCGGGCGGCATCGCGCTGGCGCAGATGCTGCAGATCCTGGAGCCCTACGACCTCAAGGCGATGCCGGAGGCGGAGCGGCTGCACCTGATCGTCGAGTCGATGCGCCGCGCCTACCGCGACCGCACCTTCTACCTCGGCGATCCCGACTTCGTGCAGGTGCCGCAGAAGCTGCTGACCAGCCCGGCCTACGCCGCCGGCCTGCGCGCCTCGATCAATCCCGACAAGGCCACGCCCAGCGCGTTGCTGTCCGGCGCGCCGACGCCGCTGGAGGACGAGGAAACCACCCATTTCTCGATCATCGACGCCGACGGCAACCGCGTCGCCGCCACCCAGACCGTGAACCTGCTGTACGGCTCCGGTCTGGTCGCCCCCGGCACCGGCGTGCTGCTCAACGACGAGATGGACGATTTCGCGCTCAAGCCCGGCACGCCCAACGCGTTCGGGGTGATGGGCTTTGATGCCAACGCGCCGAAGCCGGGCAAGCGCATGCTCAGCTCGATGACGCCGACCTTCATGGAATCGCCGGACAAGGTGGCGGTGCTCGGCACGCCGGGCGGCAGCCGCATCATCACCATGGTGCTGCTGGGCATCCTCGGCTACGACGCCGGGCTGGATGCCAAGCAGGTCGCCGCGCTGCCGCGCTACCACCACCAGTGGCTGCCGGACGTGATCGACGCCGAGCCGAAGGCGATTTCCGCCGAGGCCGCGGCGGCGCTGCGCGCGATGGGCCACACGCTGGAGCTGCCGCCGGACGAGGCCGAAGGCGGGCGCGGCTCCAGCCACGTCTGGGGCAACCTGGAGACGGTGGAATGGGATCGCCGCAACGGCCGCCTGCTGGGCGGCAGCGACCCGCGCTATCCGGAAAGCAAGGCTACGGTCCTGCCGTCGCCGTAA
- the coaD gene encoding pantetheine-phosphate adenylyltransferase yields the protein MSVAARIAVYPGTFDPITNGHLDLVARAAPLFEKLIVGVAASPTKGPALPLELRVSLAREALGHHPNVEVRGFDSLLAHFVREIGAGVLLRGLRAVSDFEYEFQMASMNRHLIPEVETLFLTPAEQYGFISSSLVREISRLGGDVSGFVPPAVATALEAQWRGGPK from the coding sequence ATGAGCGTGGCGGCACGCATCGCGGTCTATCCCGGCACCTTCGACCCGATCACCAACGGCCATCTGGACCTGGTGGCGCGGGCCGCGCCGCTGTTCGAGAAACTCATCGTCGGCGTGGCCGCCAGCCCCACCAAGGGCCCGGCGCTGCCGCTGGAGTTGCGGGTCTCGCTGGCGCGCGAGGCGCTGGGCCACCATCCCAACGTGGAGGTGCGCGGCTTCGATTCGCTGCTGGCGCACTTCGTCCGCGAGATCGGGGCGGGCGTGCTGCTGCGCGGCCTGCGCGCGGTGTCCGACTTCGAATACGAGTTCCAGATGGCGAGCATGAACCGCCACCTGATCCCCGAGGTCGAGACCCTGTTCCTGACCCCGGCCGAGCAGTACGGCTTCATTTCGTCGTCGCTGGTGCGCGAGATCTCGCGCCTCGGCGGCGACGTGTCCGGCTTCGTGCCGCCCGCCGTCGCGACGGCGCTCGAAGCGCAATGGCGGGGCGGACCGAAATGA
- the rsmD gene encoding 16S rRNA (guanine(966)-N(2))-methyltransferase RsmD: MNAGRANTPAGRPGSVRIIGGRWRGTRLPVPDRPGLRPTSDRVRETLFNWLQPVLPGARVLDLFAGSGALGLEAASRGAASVQLVEADPRLAQALADAAARLDAEGRVAVRRGDALAFLRDDTGPRYDIAFVDPPFAAGLWPAVLELLPSRLAADAWLYLESPAGHAPALPADWALHRENGTRDVRYALYRRVTLPAIAGSGDTLTT; the protein is encoded by the coding sequence ATGAACGCCGGCCGCGCGAACACGCCCGCGGGCCGTCCCGGCAGTGTCCGCATCATCGGCGGGCGCTGGCGCGGCACGCGCCTGCCGGTGCCCGACCGGCCCGGCCTGCGGCCGACCTCCGATCGCGTCCGCGAAACCCTGTTCAACTGGCTGCAGCCGGTGCTGCCGGGCGCGCGGGTGCTGGACCTGTTCGCCGGCAGCGGCGCGCTGGGCCTGGAGGCCGCGTCGCGCGGCGCGGCATCGGTGCAGCTGGTGGAAGCCGATCCACGGCTGGCGCAGGCGCTCGCGGACGCGGCGGCGCGTCTCGATGCGGAGGGCCGGGTCGCGGTGCGGCGCGGCGACGCGCTGGCCTTCCTGCGCGACGACACCGGCCCGCGCTACGACATCGCCTTCGTCGATCCGCCGTTCGCCGCCGGGCTGTGGCCGGCGGTGCTGGAGTTGCTGCCGTCGCGGCTGGCCGCCGACGCCTGGCTGTATCTGGAAAGCCCGGCCGGGCACGCGCCGGCGCTGCCTGCGGACTGGGCGCTGCATCGCGAAAACGGCACCCGCGACGTGCGCTATGCCCTGTACCGGCGGGTTACACTGCCGGCCATTGCAGGCAGCGGCGACACCTTGACGACATGA
- the ftsY gene encoding signal recognition particle-docking protein FtsY, with product MVSWFRRKKPDAQDTTPEAAQPTAPTVEPVVPTDEAAAPEAARMPDVPPQTPEPDASAIEAPAEASAKTGGWRERLRGSAFARTFSGLFSRNPRLDDDLLDEIETALLTADVGVAASTQLVESLRKRMKAREFADANALLKALRADLIALLKPVALPLHIDASKKPFVLLTIGVNGVGKTTTIGKLARRYKDEGRSLMLAAGDTFRAAAVAQLQAWGERNGVAVVAQGQNADAASVAFDALQAAKSRGVEVLIADTAGRLHTQGGLMDELAKVARVLRKLDTEAPHEVLMVIDGTTGQNAINQVRKFNEKIPVTGLVVTKLDGTAKGGVLFALAREFGIPIRYAGIGERPEDLRVFDAEAFVDALLPGELGQV from the coding sequence ATGGTCAGCTGGTTCCGCCGCAAGAAACCCGACGCGCAAGACACCACGCCGGAAGCGGCCCAGCCCACTGCCCCGACCGTCGAGCCGGTCGTACCCACGGACGAAGCAGCGGCGCCGGAAGCGGCCCGGATGCCGGATGTCCCTCCGCAGACACCGGAACCCGACGCATCCGCCATCGAGGCTCCGGCGGAGGCTTCCGCGAAAACCGGCGGCTGGCGCGAACGCCTGCGCGGCAGCGCCTTCGCCCGCACCTTCAGCGGCCTGTTCTCGCGCAATCCGCGCCTCGACGACGACCTGCTGGACGAGATCGAAACCGCCCTGCTCACCGCCGACGTCGGCGTGGCCGCCAGCACCCAGCTGGTCGAGTCGCTGCGCAAGCGGATGAAGGCGCGCGAATTCGCCGACGCCAACGCGCTGCTGAAGGCGCTGCGCGCCGACCTGATCGCGCTGCTGAAGCCGGTCGCGCTGCCGCTGCACATCGACGCGTCGAAGAAACCCTTCGTCCTGCTCACCATCGGCGTCAACGGCGTCGGCAAGACCACCACCATCGGCAAGCTGGCACGCCGCTACAAGGACGAGGGCCGCAGCCTGATGCTGGCAGCCGGCGACACCTTCCGCGCCGCCGCCGTCGCCCAGTTGCAGGCTTGGGGCGAACGCAACGGGGTGGCCGTGGTGGCGCAGGGCCAGAATGCGGATGCCGCCTCGGTGGCGTTCGACGCCTTGCAGGCCGCGAAGTCGCGCGGCGTCGAGGTGCTGATCGCCGACACCGCCGGCCGCCTGCACACCCAGGGCGGGCTGATGGACGAACTGGCGAAGGTCGCGCGCGTGCTGCGCAAGCTCGACACCGAGGCGCCGCACGAGGTGCTGATGGTGATCGACGGCACCACCGGCCAGAACGCGATCAACCAGGTGCGCAAGTTCAACGAGAAGATTCCGGTCACCGGGCTGGTGGTCACCAAGCTGGACGGCACCGCCAAGGGCGGCGTGTTGTTCGCGCTGGCCCGCGAGTTCGGCATCCCGATCCGCTACGCCGGCATCGGCGAACGTCCGGAAGACCTGCGGGTGTTCGACGCCGAAGCCTTCGTCGATGCGCTGCTGCCGGGTGAACTGGGACAGGTCTGA
- the mutY gene encoding A/G-specific adenine glycosylase, with amino-acid sequence MAGRLLAWFDRHGRFDLPWQHPRTPYRVWLSEIMLQQTQVSVVTGYFDRFIKALPDLSALAHAPQDDVLALWSGLGYYARARNLHAAAKLCAEHHDGDLPRDLDALVALPGIGRSTAGAILSQAWGDPAPILDGNVKRVLCRVFGIDGWPGMPVVEKRLWSIAETLLPQTRLADWTQAQMDFGATLCTRANPACAICPLQDVCVARIEGRIGELPAPKPGKALPQREALMLIVEDADGRVLLWRRPPTGVWASLWSLPQHEDIIEAQAWFERHLDGDFAAARALPALDHGFSHYRLRIQPHLIAVNGPRAAIGDNPDLRWVDRAELTAIGLPAPVRKLLQELTE; translated from the coding sequence ATCGCCGGACGCCTGCTCGCCTGGTTCGACCGCCACGGCCGCTTTGATCTGCCCTGGCAGCATCCGCGCACGCCGTACCGCGTCTGGCTGAGCGAGATCATGCTGCAGCAGACGCAGGTGTCGGTGGTGACCGGTTACTTCGACCGTTTCATCAAGGCACTGCCCGACCTGTCCGCGCTGGCGCATGCCCCGCAGGACGACGTGCTGGCGCTGTGGTCCGGCCTCGGCTACTACGCCCGCGCCCGCAACCTGCACGCGGCGGCGAAGCTGTGCGCGGAGCACCACGATGGCGACCTGCCGCGCGACCTCGATGCGCTCGTCGCCCTGCCCGGCATCGGCCGCAGCACCGCCGGCGCGATCCTGTCGCAGGCCTGGGGCGATCCCGCGCCAATCCTCGACGGCAACGTCAAGCGCGTGCTGTGCCGGGTGTTCGGCATCGACGGCTGGCCGGGCATGCCGGTCGTCGAGAAGCGGCTGTGGTCGATCGCCGAAACGCTATTGCCGCAGACGCGGCTGGCCGACTGGACGCAGGCGCAGATGGACTTCGGCGCGACCCTGTGCACCCGCGCCAATCCCGCCTGCGCGATCTGCCCGCTGCAGGACGTCTGCGTGGCGCGGATCGAAGGCCGCATCGGCGAGCTGCCGGCGCCGAAGCCCGGCAAGGCGCTGCCGCAGCGCGAGGCGCTGATGCTGATCGTCGAGGATGCCGATGGCCGCGTGCTGCTGTGGCGCCGCCCGCCGACCGGCGTATGGGCGTCGCTGTGGTCGCTGCCGCAGCACGAGGACATTATCGAGGCGCAGGCATGGTTCGAGCGCCACCTCGACGGCGATTTCGCCGCCGCGCGCGCCCTGCCCGCACTCGACCACGGCTTCTCGCACTACCGCCTGCGCATCCAGCCGCACCTGATCGCCGTCAACGGCCCGCGCGCCGCCATCGGCGATAATCCCGACCTGCGCTGGGTCGACCGCGCGGAACTGACCGCCATCGGACTGCCCGCGCCGGTGCGGAAACTGCTTCAGGAGCTAACCGAATGA
- a CDS encoding oxidative damage protection protein, with protein sequence MTRNVHCVVDDIDTEGLDFPPWPGDAGKRVFEQVGKPAWQRWLAHQTMLINENRLSPLNPQHRAFLEGEMLKFLFGGGADTPAGYVPEA encoded by the coding sequence ATGACGCGCAACGTGCACTGCGTGGTGGACGACATCGACACCGAAGGGCTGGACTTCCCGCCCTGGCCCGGCGACGCCGGCAAGCGCGTGTTCGAGCAGGTGGGCAAGCCAGCCTGGCAGCGCTGGCTTGCGCACCAGACCATGCTGATCAACGAGAACCGGCTCTCGCCGCTGAACCCGCAGCACCGCGCCTTCCTTGAAGGCGAGATGCTGAAGTTCCTGTTCGGCGGCGGCGCCGACACGCCTGCCGGTTACGTGCCGGAAGCCTGA
- a CDS encoding DUF6491 family protein — MKAVFAAALAALCLSACAGNPISDTDRLALYQAHAGAPVKQVRYLDPIGWDRVDDQHVVLEMRPNESWLLTLAGPCLNWGSGSPFLQVSTANGITLTPFDKVIVPGSQISCQIREIRPLDIKAVRAGENALREKPKAQASGT, encoded by the coding sequence ATGAAAGCGGTTTTCGCCGCGGCCCTCGCCGCGCTCTGCCTGTCCGCCTGCGCCGGCAATCCGATCAGCGACACGGATCGGCTGGCCCTGTACCAGGCCCATGCCGGCGCGCCGGTGAAGCAGGTGCGCTATCTCGATCCCATCGGCTGGGATCGCGTGGACGACCAGCACGTGGTGCTGGAGATGCGGCCCAACGAAAGCTGGCTGCTCACCCTGGCCGGCCCGTGCCTCAACTGGGGCAGCGGTTCGCCGTTCCTGCAGGTGTCCACGGCGAACGGCATCACGCTGACGCCGTTCGACAAGGTGATCGTGCCGGGTTCGCAGATCAGCTGCCAGATCCGCGAGATCCGCCCGCTCGACATCAAGGCGGTGCGCGCGGGCGAGAACGCGCTGCGCGAGAAGCCGAAGGCTCAGGCTTCCGGCACGTAA